The genomic segment GGGGAAGATAGTCTCTGCATCTAGGGGGCACAGAGGTGACGATGAGTTTGATTGTAagtcgcccttcacaagggaaatCCAGGTTGAACAACTCTctaccaacttcaaggagcctcacatGACTCTATATGAGGGCACTACGGACCCTAAGTATCACTTCAACGCCTACAACAACATTATATAGTTAAAGGGGGTCAATAGTAGAGCAAGATGTCATTGTTTTGTCGTAACACTATGGGGAGTTGCATACAAAAGGTTCAAGAGGCCAAGGCTGGGAACCATCAGGTCATGGCAACAAATTTCTGATGAGTTCCTTCAACAGCATCACGTTGTCTATGACTACACTATGCGGGTATGAGCCTTGCCAATGTGAAACAGGGCGAGAATGAGAGTTTGAAAAGTTGCATCCATCGGTTCAATATGGAGACAGCAAAGGTAGGGAGCTTGTCAAGGGGTGAACTCAAAATGGTCATCACAGTAGGAGTGTGTCCCGGAAGTAAActttgggataacatgctcaagagaaaAGTTGCAGACTTGGATGATTTTTATGAGAGATTGCAGATATACATCAGAGTCGAAGATGGGCATGAGAACCTCAAGGTTGGAAGGATGGGACCCTCACCAAACTCTTTACCTCAAGACACCTCCGATGACGTGAAGAAAAGGATACATGACAACCCAAGAGATGACCGCCCAAAGAAGAGCAGACATGGGAACAAGCCCCGACCTTCCACATATACATTCTACATAGAATTGATGAACTCAAGGGAACATATATTCATCACCAATGAGAATCAAGTCCCATTGAAGAAGCCACCACCCATGAGGCATGATAGGTCAAAGAGGGACCCAATCAAATATTGTCAATACCACAAAGACATAGGCCATACCACCGCGGAGTGTACCCATCTAAAGATTGAGATTGAAGAGCTCATTCGCAGGGGGCATCTTGGTAGGTATGTGAGGAGAAATAATCAGAGACTAGATGATTAACCAACTTCACCTCGCGCCCCTAAGCAAGCCCCAGAAGTCCAAGGGGAGGTCAAAACAATATTTGAAGGGTCAGGATATGGCGGAgatgttaggaacaagtttcctaatacgtagcggaatggtggtagggttggcccagtgtacaacaaaatttttgtaacatatttaaactacgtTTAAATATGccgatccattaatatacatacattaatcataagcaagttaagaatagaaatcatacctcttgaagcctatcaagtgcccttgctatcttttcgtaataagaacgatcttcctatccaggctactcccacgtactcacaccaagatcttccaaagcgttctctacatctcaagaagtgtgtgggcacttagagaatgaaggatagtttattttgtgattctacttgatgtactcaacacatgagatcaagagaataggcctgagaattggctctttatttttcagggagagaaaactatcgttctatttttcacagagcaaaTCTTCTGAGTTGTCTCAGATATCtgaatattttctgattagtcatacttaaaagaaaatattcaaatttaaaaaataaatctgtaaccaacttacaatttactttttaattaattatttattttattaatgaaaaaaaaatccaaaaaactaattttttgaattattaattaattaattaattaaataaataaaaatgaaaatcatatccctgaaaaatagccctacacgccacacacagtccatggattgtgtgtgcacgcatagcatccctatttttagggatgttggttttttcaatttttatttaattatttattcaaacttctttgtGAGAAGAGATctaacaaatttaaattaaatacatttttaactaattatcaaatataattaattatttgaataaatattaatctttgaaattcaaatccaatttgaacttatcagattattatctcccactcaaataaagatatttaattaattctaccaattaattaaatctaatattttcaaaaataaatatttaatttattttaatttcaaaaattataattaattaattatttaattaaatttcaaaaattaatttaattatttaatataatttcgaaaattatataataattaaatattaattaattttgttaactacaactaatttgtaattaattaattaattactattatcatataattgcatatttggcctggagaacaaatttcttcttaaatatgtctttaaactatttttcccttcatatcaactcttacctcgaATGGTGTTGATAGaaccgctatggggacctatagacctataattccaagctccaataaatttgagattatttattaaactctttaattaaataatcttaatttattaatctcatgattattccactataaatatgagactgcactcttgtaattatagacatttcatttaatGAGTACtatataattataaagcgtccattgatataatcattgcatacaaattgaccctctaataatggttcataattaatcgggaataaaattactgttttacccttttaattgtctcttgtttccttaagtaccattgactttactagtgaaggttaattcataactaaattatgaatttgagctcaataacctttcagtcccaaaagtcaactcttaagagaaccatcattcaatctcttgcgagaaggcatagattccatatctatatactatgtccccagccatctacattaatgagttccctaaacaaaagtttctagcttgatcattctgacagaccctaacaagtgaatcaaagaactcatataacataaacaggagttcatagcaacttcaggattaagatctatttgtatatgatcatcagttgatatatttaattaatactttgaaacgatatttaactaagtattaataaacatatctagtccagttctatatattctctaatatataaagcacctccactaaagtatcctaccacactagtgatccagatctagatcacatgtattcataatactagtggactgtacttgcagtaattaatctaaagattccataactttattttattgcgaactattcaagttcatttatctcaaacacaatcctcccgtaccaatacgttaagaatttttttgatatttatataatattatcacagaataatatagtccataaaatatatgcataaacaaattcaattcatttatttatttcataaaacaatgtctactacatatgctttcagggcacaatttccAACAGGAGACTCGAGAAAAGGTAGAGATCGATATGCTAAAGAGACCACAAGAAAGAGTTGGCCACATGAGGATGCCAACTATGGAGTTCTTTACATGAGGATGACCCCCTCGCACAGCGAGAGGCCGCTCATGCACTAAAGACCCCTCAACCCCCTCTTGTGTGATGCCTAACCCTTCACACGTTTGAGCCCTCCTTGGCACCCGTGCTTAAAATGTTGAATATCTCATGGAGTTCCTCTTGTAAGACTATCCTGTTTTTAGTAGTGCATCAAAGAGGTCACCTTCGTTGACCTTCCAACATAGCGGTAAGTAATTAAGTACAAGTCATGCATTGAATCAAAGAGGTCTCCCAGTTGCCCTCATAATGTAGTAGATGTAATATTGTCATAAGTGTTCTTGTACTCTACTCATTATCAATGAATATGTTTTCTATCTTGCATATTATATATCTTCTTCATTCAAGCACATATCTAACTCTTGTGCACCCATTGCCAATTGAAATTGTTAAACACACATAAaagagcaaaatgatcaaagtgcctgttgacccacgatttggccaactgacacggagtcagaatatgcttgatatgaatgaaagtaatgagaagaacgtaatgacaaaagtaaataagacacagtattttatagtggttcggccccaggatctggtaatgacctacgtccacttagactgatattgatataaaaattagatgagtgatcaaagaactagggttcaatgagtttcactaatctctgaagaacaatacaatattactaggagaattgcTATAgcctcaaatgattcaaaagccaaaagtccctcccttgagttatctcttgctatttataggctcaagggggattacaaaagattgttacagatattctttcctgaataatcggatactcaggagattgtgtgagataaattcgagattctacaaagatcttcccattaatgttgccttgtatgcggagctatcgaccagactggtcgcaggtaagactggttcgcactgcttctaacgtgtcttctggtcgatactctagcagaacgtttccaggtgtcagccacgtgtccaggaatcacttgccacgtcaccaatgctaattttttggataacatttgccccccaagtttatttaccacaagcagtaaataaacttttgaacgaacgactcttcggtaaccccgtctgacgtgtcagaacccttcgtgtgttcttgaaaaaagtaacccacttctgtctaatcatgtcctttcggttccccagaaaagattttgacagccatcccgcttccctatactttgaaaaaagggaaactgatgattatatctttttaatgccacagaaaaacttatataagacattcgaagtctttattttctttttacgcacgccatcgtcttcaccagaaaacctaaaatccaaaGCTCTTATCGTTCCCGAAGACCGTTCCCTCTGTACTTTCAGGACCCCGTCCGAgagctccttgatctccgaagacccttcttccatctccacgactacttttcttggtaagttttcgaattcccatgcttctaatttttcgtggtgcatgcttctgaatgtgtactgtttgagtttatctgtttctggtttgagacgcttgtagacagaatattttgtaggcaaaatagagttacgagttagtttaaaatccaggatcatgctttttaggacgtaaaatcgaagtaaaaattcgatctttaagctagttgaaaaaaaagtttttcccgtcctaaggggagttgaaaaagctttttcaaaaaactttttactttcaccctttgatccgtttttcaaactgttcgtgtagaaaaatttagctttttgttagaatgttgttgtataaaagcttgacttttatactcgaccagcattattctaaaaagcttttaaaagttttctatcctcacctccccattcttctgtatgcagactttaatgccagatttgtggggaggtgaaaggcccattgacgacgaccttctcgcccaactgctcgagggagaagaacaaccggctgaccgtgtccacgagatccctttttcgcgatcctcttccagaccccatccttctcctccaatggcccgttccaagTCTTCaagcaagaaaagacctgagtccgaaaatagcccaaattctcctgcccaacctgattcgcaggctagggctccctcgaccagtggtcgagaaaatcttgttcctgaccctactatccaaactagggcccgccctcgccatcagaatctgcctgatattgagtggtatacttccccggccagttcagtgacccttcggatggttgctaactgcttcaggaaattccctctcacaggggtttccattatacgtcctaccgcagaccagagggctaacctccccggaggtgcaaacagcgcctggttccggtatcacattgaggcgggagcttatctccctcttcatcccttttttgagggggtggccaattatttcggtgtcgcccccttccaaataactccaaacggatataaaatgctggccgcactctatatcctgtataaacttaagaaatgtccagaaccttcgccccatgaggtcaactatctttttgaccttaagtctaacccgcaacaacacggaacgggtttcttccatttttgtcaccaggaaaccaatcgaacattcctgagtgacactacgcatatctcgaatgtggggcagtacagtaaggagtacttccttaccccggacataaccagcaacaacctggccttcactcgaggaggtaagtgcttgtcttCAACTGATCGATACTTTTCGTCGACGTGTTccctttcatttttcttaaactataatctgtttttcaggcccctaGTTACATCTgactccaacaccagacatggtgttgaggtccaatactttggccaggatgtccgacgcagcaaaaagcgtcaagaccctgctgactgaagaaaacttgaggttgtctggcctcctagctcctcgccatgaaactagagggtccgtggtggacgaaaccACTGCCGatggggttcccgagcagcaaccccctgtgtctcctcggaggaggaggccaacgggggttacaatcagggaacccacgggcaatccttccgcagaaagaccttctgctccccaaggcaaggggaaacaaaaggccaaagagcctattgtggacttgggagaatcctctgatgataacggtaaagttatttcgcttttaaatggtttgccaattccctgtcatttgtttgacggggaaggtaactttacatatgctccaaaactagggccagacttcttcatgctagataatgagtatatgactaatagagtcaatagtgtaacgaccagtagttgtagctcgggtattcactttgttacctcttttctgttgtataatggattttcatctgcctcttatcttatcattttcctgtgtttacttgtatgcagacatggccactcccaacatctttgacatgtatcaggctgaggaggaggaggaagttcctcaactccaccggaggtccaagaggagaactggtgaatccagccgaggtcctccagccaagaagggtcgaatagaagaccttcccaaggacgtgccaactgggcataCTTCTGCccatccaccagctcctactgagaagcagacccctcttgccccaccaaatcctccggctgcgcccgccaaagaggaaattactcgtgaagaagctctcggggccaaactcatAAGCCGTGCCCTTCGATCAGCCAAGGATCGCCTTCAACGCATCGGCAAAAGTGACCATGTCAAGGATGCAACGGTCGAGGCTGAAagcatgggggtcgaccagattctgaacaggaccctgaacgaaatctccagtgtgagtacttcttcatttcttaagccttagtcttttattcttcacggcaggctctaactttttcctttATCCACAGACCTTGCtgtctgctatcactgctcgtacccgtgcccaggcttccatcgagcaggctaaggcaatggccactgagaggcatcaggtgaaggcggctgaggagctttcggctgcagaggctaggcatgccacggagttggaggcaatggttCGAGAGAAGGATGatgcggtgactaagctgtcagaggctgaagttgcaaaggaagctgcaataaagtcgcggcagcagtatcgagattccagcgtaacccatcttcgcgaaatcaaaaggCTGGAAGAGATGCTCAAGCCCAAGGATGAGGCCATTGCTACTCTCGAAGGCAAAGTCGTGCAGTTGGAACTCGACAATTCcaaaaatctggagaggtacaagaggacgacgctccaatgtttctacaatttctggaaacataatcagggtgccaacttcagctatctttctgaAGATGTCAGGACTGCCTagttggctcgctgcactgcccaactggccgaagaggaggcaagagtgAGGATCCCCGCCTCTCCAAGCATTGTtgctgtagaagaagaagaagttgttgaggatgcgaccaaccaggatgctgctcaggaccctccagccccaagtgcctcttaaacttttcccttattttttctttctttttggctacacgacccacgggtcgtgatgtaaagacaatattttcgttttaaactttgctgcacgggcagtaaatcttttttcttttactcgaacagttacatccaagcagcaatgcttgcggtgtaaaagcttaaatcttgatgctataatatctttatttattataacatttgtccgtatgaccgaacttagcatagtactttggcatgatttaacaaaacacaaattttgaaaaatactttaagtactgtagcatgctttcactcattttgttcatgtgtttacataccttgcgagtatgctttgctatcgatgtgccttatatgccccccaagtgatctaggagctttaggtccttggtcacttgccctgaccatggcctaTTCGAACATTCTTGTTCGtgtgaaaaatgatacttgtaatacggcaaaacaacacacgtaatgaacaaatacttgtaaatgtaaattcacaatggttggcaagaatgactggctgcgcacagtcccttataatctcgtattaaaaatggactaaacatgtctttacgagtgattctataatagaaccttacatatacgagcagttagccatgcaacgtggctaaccctctttgcaaaacttgtaaaaattgaaatttaatacaagccagtcctttaaaaaggattgtttactgataatacttgcgcaggtgttctccattccaatagcgtggaacgagatctccgtttaagcgtgcaagtttgtaggtgcctggatgaaggacttcttcaatctggtaaggtccttcccaattgggtccgagtactccagcagtagggtcgcgggtatttaagaaaactcgtcgtaacaccaagtcaccgacgttgaattttctttctttaactttggagttaaagtaccgggagactttttgttggtatgcagcaactcggagttgagatttctctcgtatctcgtcgattgagtctagggactccatcattagctggctgttctgatcctggtcgtaagtcaaacgccgatgtgagggggggatctaactcaacaggcaacatagcctcatacccataggctaaggaaaatggagtatgtcatgtcgctgttcggtgagatgttctataaaaccagaggacttcaggcaactgctctggccatgctcctttagcttcctcaagtcttttcttcagggtgtctttaagagttttgttcacggcttcgacttgcccattcgcctgggggtgtgcgactgaagaaaagcttttaataactccatgcctttcgcagaaatcggtgaataagtcactgtcaaactgggtcccattgtctgaaactatttttctgggcaaaccataccgacagacaatgtttttgatgacaaagtcgagaactttcttggtcgtgatggttgcgagtggttcagcttcagcccatttggtgaagtaatcaactgccacaactacgtattttactccgcctttccctgtaggtagggatccaatcaaatctatcccccatactgcaaaaggccatggactctgcatttgtttcaattcgtttggagctgctcgtggaatcttagagtacctttgacatttatcacattttcgtacaaactccatcgaatcctcgttcatcgttggcagaagtagccctgccttagaatcgttttttccaaactttgtcccccagcgtgatccccgcagaagccttcatgcacctctttcatgagttccttagctttttctggtgtaacgcacctgagtagtggcatcgaatatcctcttcggtacataactccatcgaccagtatgtatctagcagctcgtctttgtagagttctggctttgtttctatctgttggcaacgaaccatttgtcagatactccaagtaaggcgccatccatgtatcatccattcgaatctccatactagactcagctgcttgtatgctcggcttactcagtctttctactggcacaatgttcaaagtgtcagcatccttcgcgcttgcgagtttggctaaggtgtctgcgtttgaattctgatcccgcgggatttgctggagggtgtacttcgtgaactgggctagcaggtcctttgttttatttaagtaggccaccattttcaagcctcgcgcttggtattctcccaggacctgattcaccaccagctgtgaatcactgtagatatcaagcgtctttatgctcatatcctttgccattctcaatccagcgaggagtgcttcatatttcgcttcattatttgatgcggtgaagtcgaacctgatggcgcagtgaaatcgatgcccttccagcgttatcaatatcactcccactccagcgtgggattcgttggatgaaccatccatgaatagcttccacgaaggagttttgtcttgaggcacggGTGCTTCAGGCAGTTCGCACTGCTCATTGTccaggagttcggtgaactctgcaataaggtcggccaagacttgtcccttgactgctgctcgcggtgaataagttatgtcgaactgccctagttcgctgcccattttaacaatcgcccagccgcctcaggtttttggaggacttcccgaaggggctggtcagttagaattgtgataggatgggcttggaagtaaggacgtaactttctagaggctagaattaggcaatatgctaacctttcgattggcggatatcttaattctgcaccgatcagcctcttgctgacatagtagattGCTTTCTGTacaccttcttcctcccgtaaaagtaccgcgctagcagtAACTTCGGtagtcgccagataaataaacaaggtttctccttcgatcggcttcgacaagatgggaggttgtgccatatgagctttcaacgcctggaatgcttgctcgcagtcttctgtccattcaaacctcttattccccctaagtagattgaagaatgggacacacttgtctgttgatttcgaaatgaatctacttagggctgcgatcctcccggttaaactttgtacatcttcgatcctttctggcgacttcatgtcgatcagggattttatcttgtcggggttggcctcgattcctcttgaatttacgataaaccccaaaaacttcc from the Humulus lupulus chromosome X, drHumLupu1.1, whole genome shotgun sequence genome contains:
- the LOC133806454 gene encoding uncharacterized protein LOC133806454, which translates into the protein MSLANVKQGENESLKSCIHRFNMETAKVGSLSRGELKMVITVGVCPGSKLWDNMLKRKVADLDDFYERLQIYIRVEDGHENLKVGRMGPSPNSLPQDTSDDVKKRIHDNPRDDRPKKSRHGNKPRPSTYTFYIELMNSREHIFITNENQVPLKKPPPMRHDRSKRDPIKYCQYHKDIGHTTAECTHLKIEIEELIRRGHLGRYVRRNNQRLDD